aacagcaacaaaagaacaacaacaacaacttctATGTagtgtttctgtgttaattttctaAAGCAAACTATAAATGAAGCTCTCTGATCTACATTTCTTATTGTTCATGATTCCCCATCTTACACCCTGCTCCACCATCCTTTTCATCTGCTATAAATTTTGCCATGCATCACAATCCCTTGGAGGATCCCACCCCTAGAGATTTTGGCTCAGTAGTTCTCGATGGGGACTgagatttgcatttctaagaatattccagatgatgctgatgctgctggcttCGGGCCACTCTGTGAGGCCACTGGTATATGGTAATTGTAGACACTGGCGGTGACatttattgtttccatttctctttataGTGGGAGAAAAGGGATTAGAAAAGTCAGAATTCAAGGCTCTATATAATATTTGGAGTATATTTGGTGATCAGACAGCGTTGTTATTACCCCAGAGCCCCACAGTTCCTTCAGTATGCCAAGAGAGTACAGGATAATAATGCCATTTGCCCATAGCTAATCCCACTCTGTCATCTGTGGTTGCACTGGTCATACTGGGAGCCGGAGTCACAGCCGCCGATATACAGATTGCTCCTAGAATAGGATACTAAGCCCTCGGTACACTTTGGGTACTCTCAGCCTACTTGGGGGTGATTagtaaatgcagaaatcacctcagtgaatataaaatatccaaataataaaaaaggaaaactgcttTTCTATACTTACCATAGATCCATACTTATAGATGCACATTATTTCTATGCCTGTTAAAAGAAAGTTTATACATTACAGGTTAATTTGCACTCTCAAATTTTATCTACTATCTACAATTTAAATTTTGTGGACATCGCCAGTGAAAAATTTATCGTTCTCAGTTTAATAtgacaaaataacaataaattgtCTCAAATAATTAtagacctaattttttttttttttgagacagagtttcgctctgccacccagagacctaattttaatgtaatcattttcttttaaaatgtttgataaaagTGTCCTGAGAGTAGAAAACACAactacaggctgggcacggtggctcacacctgtaatcccagcactttgggatgccgaggtgggcagattatctgaggtcaggagttcgagaccagcctggccaacatggtgaaaccccatctctactaaaactacaaaaaatgagccgggcatgtggcatgtgcctgtagttccagctactcaggaggctgaggcaggagaatcacttgaacctgggaggcagaggttgcagtgagccgagatcgtgccattgcgctccagcctgggtgacagagcaggattcaatctcaaaaaaaaaaagaaaaacacaactaCAAATATGATTTAGTTATGACTATTGTTATAAATAGTCCAATGATAAATTACCATGTGGATCAGCATCTACAAGAGTGAAAACAGGAACATGAAACGTATCCCAGAGTTTCCTGACTAAAAGTCTTGTGTTTAGATCAGGAACTCCCTTTCCCTAAAAGCAAGatgaaaattaagaattttaactTCAGTAGAATAAAATGGTTACAACTACACTCTtactaataatttaaaagttaggctggacgcagtggttcacgcctgtaatcctagcacgttgggaggccaaggtggggggatcacctgaggtcaagagtttgagaccagtctggccaacgtggtgaaaccctgtctctgctaaaaatacaaaattagccaggtgtggtggtacatgcctgtaatcccaggtactcagcagactgagacaggagaaccacttgaacctacaaggcagaagttgcaatgagctgagatcatgccattgcactccagcctgggcaaaaaggatgaaactctatctcaaaatattactactaccaataataatttaaaaattacaggtTATGCTCATACAATGGTTAGTACTCTGCATGTGGCCACAGCAACCCTGGTTCATATCTGAGCCACAgcaccgaaaaaaaaaaaaaaaaaaggttacatcTTCCTACCTTGGATTTCAGGTGCTGAAAGACTGGTGTTGACTGTGAAAAAAATTGTACATTATATACAAACAGAGTGAAGGACTGGGAATTATGCCAGTCCTAGGAAATGATCCTAGGGAAATATTTcagcaaaaacagaaataataaacacCCTACATATTTAAAGATGCTCACTGAAGTgttatttaaaatggcaaaaactaataataaatagCCAAAATATCTAACAACAGGGATGTGGAGAGGCAGcacagtgcagtggtgatctGCACCAGTTGCAGGGCCAGGCAGCCTGAGCTCGCATCTCAGCTCTGCTACTTCTTAGCAGCATGAACATGAATGAGTAACAAAACCACTCTGTGGTTTGGGGCTCTGTGACAACATATGAGATTATTATAGGATTATTTAGGGTTTAATAAAACTTAACTGGTGGGATAATATTATgaagtcattaaaataataattatgtagaAAAGTAAATTGAAGAGTGTTACAACAATGttagagaaaagcagaaaaccaaatgaaACGGAGCAGAGGAAGAGCGCAGAGTAGCCCTAGAGATTCAGAATGGGCTTTGGGTTACCGCTGCGAGTTTGAATTCCCTCTCTGCCCATCATCAGTGgtgtgatgttgggcaagttTCTTAGTCTCTTTAGGCCATGGCTTTATCTATAAAATCAGCATAAATATGCCTGTCACACCGAGTGATGGCATTATAGTAACATGGAGTTCAACTATTCAAATCCAGTCCTGGTTTTGAATAGCCATCCAGATGTGGTAAAAATACCTTCCTGCATTCCAGTACCCCATTATTAAGGTGACGATGATGTTAGTACCTACCTCCTAAGGCCGTTGAGAGCCTTTACAAGTTGATATATGATAAACACCAGTAAATGTGAACTCTCACTACGTCAAGTGCTTAGCAGGGCTCCTAGCTCATCATGGGTACTTAGTGTATTTTCACAATGTTCTTTGGGAAAAATAATAGCACATGAACACAGTAGAGGAGTCAAATAGTATTAAAGGACCTGGTGGAAAATGGCTCTTCCTAATATGGCCCTCGAGTCCCAGCCCCTTCTTGAGAGGCGTTTGTGAGGGATGTTTATGGAGGCAGTGAGGAGCGCTGCCCTGGAGAGGAGGCGGAATGGAGTCTTAGGAGGGCTGACCATTTCCACAGAGGCATCCAGATTTAGAGCAGAAGTATCAGACAAAACCAAAAGTTTTTGAACTGGCGAGGAGGGAAATGACAAGTCTGGTGTGGCAGGGAATCAGTTAGTTAGAGTGAGAGATAATTGAAGTCGGGGGCCTGTCTGGAGGCTACCAGGTGGTGGTCTTGTGTCAGAATGAAAGGGGAAGGATTAAGGGGAAAGGGCTGAAATGAAAGAGATTCCCAAGGCCAATTCAAAAGGACTTGGTGACCATGGGATGTGAGCAGTAAGTCAAACTGACTGACGTGTGGACCTCATTGCAGTATCTGCATTGATAGCCACAGGACAAGTGGCAGGAACACTCAGCTCTTCAAGGAAGAAAGCTTTTGAGTGTGGTTTTAGAAACATGAACTTATCAAGGTTACAGCACTCTATGATCATGCCATGGGactttggcctgggcaacagagcgagaccctgtctctattaaaaaaaaaaaatgaacttgagGTGACAGCCAGCTTTGAGGATGTTTAAATAAATACCTTGGAAATTTCTGTTCTATGATTCCAAAGGATGCATTATATTGAAAACAGGACATTGTGTAGATAATATTGTAAATCCTCTTACCAATCACCATAACAGTATATATTAGTATTGGAATTATAGTAAAGTTAGATAATATACCGTAATCATGATGCATGGAGACAATTTGTTGCAAAAGTTGTCATCTAGGAGCCGCTGAAATGTTGCATCTTTTTCTACAATTAATACAAACTTTGCATCTGTAACTAAATCTGTGAAGTTAAGGCTGATAATTTGAAAGCAAGAGTATTTCAGTTTAATCACCAACTAAATTAAGGTGCCATATAGATAATTCAAAAGCAGCTATAAATACAACATTTTCATTTGTACCTTCAAACATATAAACATATCTATTCATATATTCAGATATCTGTCTCTTCCACTAGATGGTGAGCTCCTAAAAGAGTCCTAAAGAAAGGACCATGGTGTGTTCATCTTGACTGCTATAGGGTCTAAGTTGTTCCTTACACATTATGAAGGCTTGGCTTaccaaaggaatgaatgaatgaatgaacattccAAAAGTTTAAATAGTTTTCCCACTTAAAGGATACTCCGAATTCCTTGAATATTAGATGGCACAGcaacagccttttaaaaaaacaaaaacaaacaaacaaaagaaaaacagtttttatctcacataaaaagcaaaaaaccacaTTTTTTAGTTTATCACAAAgccctctgtttttatttttctttgaccaTACCAGTCATCAGAGGCTTATTCCTCTGTGAAAAAATAGTAGAAAACAGCTTTACCCCTCAGTGAGAAAACCGGCACATGACTCACAGCAATTCTCCCAACAGGGGTACTAACTTTAGTATTGTAGACTCTCTTTGTATCTAAGCCCAGCAAATAGTTCAGTATTAAAAATATCGCTTTCAGAACCAGAACATTTAATGAAGATTACTAAATAACCACGCTAAAATGATCAAGCTACACTTTATCTGAAAATGGTGCATTTTTAAAGAGTTGTATATGTATGCTTATTTCATTCTGACATTTGACAATTAGCATATTTTGAAACTATGTAATGTACAGTACTGTAAAGCATATTCCTATTcatctttcagttttattttgaaatcttaaGCTCTAGGTTACATAACAAACCAAGAAATACAATTAGGCTTCAAAACTGAAGGAGCTAAAAGAGTTAAAGCTGTGAAAACATCGATGATGCTTCTTACTGTTGCACCACAGGTACAATTCACTTTGGTGCCATCTTCCTCGATATACCTTAAGTTGCCAGCAATTAAACCTTTTGATGTAGATAACTGCAAAAAATAATAGACATATTTGAAACCTGTTTCACGAATATGTTTTACGCTATTAAGTCACTCCTCGTGTTCATCTACTAAATTATTGGTATTTTCACTTGGGTTGAAATTTAAGagacgaggccgggcgcggtggctcaagcctgtaatcccagcactttgggaggctgagacgggcggatgacgaggtcaggagatcgagaccatcctggctaacacggtgaaaccccgtctctactaaaaaatacaaatatctagccgggcgaggtggcgggcacctgtagtcccagctactccagaggctgaggcaggagaatggcgtaaaccctggaggcggagcttgcagtgagctgagatccggccactgcactccagcctgggcgacagagcgagactccgtctcaacaaaaaaaaaaaagaaatttaagagacgaaagagaaaatatgtaaaggtatttaggaattaaaaatatttggtaattCATCAGTTTGGTCCATtcacccaaaggaaaatattgagaatctattatttaaatttatagtGAGAAAAATGCAGCATCAAATAATATCAAGGctatattatgttttaaaattatgttttatgcaagcattttgttttaaaataaaatatttgtattaggTACTACTTACTATATGCAGACTCCTCCTTGACACTTTTAACATACAAGAAATGTCATTGATAATATTGTCCACAACAGTCTGGTTGCCAAAGAGTTGGCTGTCAGTGTAATATATGTCtctgtgaaaatttaaaatacatatttttaattaaccATATTCCCTTTGAATATGACAAGTATTAGAGTGTTAACCGAAGAAAGCTTTAACTGGATGAAAACACAACatgtaaaaaaagtaaattatgagCCATAGTTTAGTCTTATGTAACTTTTCCAAGTATATAATAAAAGTTAATCCAAGTAATTCtcacattacattttaaagagtAATTTACTAGAACAATATATTTACCTTTTGGTTGCATAAGTGTTGCTCTGTACTAACTTATAAATCATGGACAATATTTTAAGGATTAGAGCTGGAAAATAAGATTCAACAAATAAGTTGCTCATCATTTCTCTTATTGATTCAAAAGATACTGCTATCAAGGATTTTAACTTAACTtcagttaacatttaaaaaattatctttccgAAATGGGAGGGTTAAGTACAGAACAATTACCTGAGGAATCAGTTAAAATTAATTGCTCTATGGACAGCAAAACTAAGAGGATGACTTTGCACTGAACCATATaccttgaaaaatatatttatgttgatAACCTACTTCCGTAGTTATTGACAatgaaaaattctagaaatttattttatgtacaaaAGTGGTCtattaaaacaagtaaaattatttaacttggaacaaataaaattaagaagataacaaaatttatttatccTTTATTACCAAAAGCTAAGAACAATTAACTTACCAAATTTTTTAACTGATTTTGGTGAATCACTTTTGATCTTTCTTGTGGTGCAATGGGATACCATCTGAAGACCTACAGAATCTTCAAACCTGTCGTTTTGTTTAAAGCAAAGGAATAAAGTGAAAAAGACAACTTCTAAACACCAAACGATATATACTTATGGTCTTTAAAACCCACACTTCTTCTCAATTTAAGCACTGAAGCTTAGGATCAACTGGTTTGAAAGCATAGATCATTCCAGGTGCTAACTAGGAAATTAGATTTGTGACATACAGAGGCACCAAGATAAACCATTTAACATAAATGAGCTAATACCTTTGATTAGGGGGTGTgggagtgtgtttgtgtgtgtgtgtgcatagttTTTTCCTGGGAAGACATTTTTAGTGTATGTAAAACGTTTTCAAATACTTCACAATTAGTACTTTACTCATTTTAATAATCTactcatttaataattttactcAATTTAATAAGCtttgaaatgtttcatttctAGTTTACCTGCAAAATTACTTTACATAAAATAGCAATTTTATTAGGTTGTTAAGCTGAACTGCCAAACCTCCCCTAAAGGTGGCAGAAGGCACCAGGTGGATATGTCAGGTGTAAGCTGCTTCAAAGCTAGGTAAAATCCATCTTTCAAAACATGACTGAAAAGTATACAGCTTATATTACTTATATAGATCATAAAACAATAGTGAGGAAGGAGACTCaaaattcctttcattttgtttctgtacCTCGTACAAAATATGAGAGGCTGAAAAAACCTGTATAACCAGGTTCAATAATTCTGATAGAGCTGTTTGCTGATTTTACCCTTTTTGGACACATGACTTAGCAGGGTTAGAAGGTCTGTCAGGAGAAAGCCTTAAATGTGCTATATGTTCAGGATACTTTTATTTTGGTCTGGTATCAGGATTGGTTATACTTCCCATGAGCAAGTGGTTTGCTTTTGTGGTATATATGAGAGTTGCACCCATGACATCTCCCCCTCTGTCTGCTAGAAAGCATAGCTCCAAGTTTAGtgtctatttttagaaaaattatgagACTTTATCACATGCATTTGGAATTCTAACATCTTCTGGTGCTCCATTCTGTTGGTGCTAGCATTATTTTCCCTTTGCCTCATCTTTCACACCTACTTCTAGTTTACATCACCTCTCTGTATGGTATGTATTATGTAAACTtcctaaatcctttttttttggcaaggtaatggcaataaaatgaaaaaaaaaaatgaccagaaCTCTAACTCAAATAATTCGAATAATGACATAgatactgcatttaaaaaataaaaatgcaaaatgcctACTTTATGTTTTCCCAGCTTGATCTGTTGTCTATCGTGAATGCAGGTGCTTCGTTTCTTGCCAAGCTTGTGATTATGTCTTGGATAATATTTTCTATAGATACAAGAACCTCAGAACTGAAACAATAAACACAGCATGATTCCATCTTAATCATGCATTTTGACTTTATAATATGTAAGATTTTCCCAGATCAATATTaaagtaactttttattttattcttttttaagactaGGTAATTGggaagggattttttaaaaaagagaaagactagGTAATCCATGTCAATAATTATCTCTCCCATTAAACCTTTACTACTGCATTAAAGCAACtgtatttacaaataaatttcatttgCTTGTAATTTTACTTCTCAAGCAATTACCAATTGAAGGTCTTCCTTTTACATTAATGACTACATTTACAACTATATTTTTATCTACACTTCATATTAACCTACCGTAATCTAGCTGAACTTTAATACAAACTTGACTTGACATACTactgatattttaattaaaaagtgatACAATATTGGCGTTGAATTTCTTTCCCAAAAATGCAAtgcaaaaatttcaaaagaaacacCTTTTGTGGTCGCACATTACCCTAGTTAATCTCAAGCCTTAAAATCGGCTCTTCTGAAATTTAGTGatacaaaacagaaatttaattacTACCCTGGAAAGAatgcgcggtggcttacgcctgtaatcccagcacattgggaggccggggcaggcagatcacgaggtcagaagattgagaccatcctggctaacaccgtgaaaccctg
This window of the Rhinopithecus roxellana isolate Shanxi Qingling chromosome 13, ASM756505v1, whole genome shotgun sequence genome carries:
- the SPO11 gene encoding meiotic recombination protein SPO11 isoform X1, producing the protein MAFAPMGPEASFFEVLDRHRESLLAALRRGGQEPRSGGSRLASSSEVLVSIENIIQDIITSLARNEAPAFTIDNRSSWENIKFEDSVGLQMVSHCTTRKIKSDSPKSVKKFALILKILSMIYKLVQSNTYATKRDIYYTDSQLFGNQTVVDNIINDISCMLKVSRRSLHILSTSKGLIAGNLRYIEEDGTKVNCTCGATAVAVPSNIQGIRNLVTDAKFVLIVEKDATFQRLLDDNFCNKLSPCIMITGKGVPDLNTRLLVRKLWDTFHVPVFTLVDADPHGIEIMCIYKYGSMSMSFEAHRLTVPAIRWLGLLPSDLKRLNVPKDSLIPLTNRDQMKLDSILRRPYVTCQPFWRKEMEIMADSKMKAEIQALTFLSSDYLSRVYLPNKLKFGGWI
- the SPO11 gene encoding meiotic recombination protein SPO11 isoform X2, which gives rise to MAFAPMGPEASFFEVLDRHRESLLAALRRGGQEPRSGGSRLASRFEDSVGLQMVSHCTTRKIKSDSPKSVKKFALILKILSMIYKLVQSNTYATKRDIYYTDSQLFGNQTVVDNIINDISCMLKVSRRSLHILSTSKGLIAGNLRYIEEDGTKVNCTCGATAVAVPSNIQGIRNLVTDAKFVLIVEKDATFQRLLDDNFCNKLSPCIMITGKGVPDLNTRLLVRKLWDTFHVPVFTLVDADPHGIEIMCIYKYGSMSMSFEAHRLTVPAIRWLGLLPSDLKRLNVPKDSLIPLTNRDQMKLDSILRRPYVTCQPFWRKEMEIMADSKMKAEIQALTFLSSDYLSRVYLPNKLKFGGWI